The Oryzihumus leptocrescens sequence GGGGCGCACGGACTCGGGTGAGGTCGTGACGTCGAGGGCCCAGGTGGCACCGTCGGGCAGCGCCGGCCAGGTGGCGCGCTCCCCCGGCCGGGCGGTCTGGGCCACGAGCAGCCCGGCCCGACCGGCGTCGTCGGCGCGCAGGGTGCGCAGGGCGGCGCCGGCCGCCTCGACCGAGTCCACGGCCACGGCGTCCGCCGCCCAGCCCAGGGCGGCGGCGATGGCGGCCTCGTGGCCGTGGGCGACCTGCAGCAGGGCGGAGACCGAGCCGATGACCCCGCCGACCCGGTCGGCCGCGGCGAGCAGCGCGGCAGCACCGTCCTTGCGCCGCAGGCCCAGCTCCAGGGCCTCGAGGCGGGCCGTGAGGCTGGCGCGGTCGCGCTCGGCGTTGCGCTCGGCCTCGACCCAGCGCTCACGCTCGGCCTCGGCGCCCTCCAGCGCCCCGGCGGCCTCCTCGTAGGCCGAGTCCAGGCCCTCCTCGCCCTCCTCGTCGACGGCGACCGAGGCCTCCAGCTCGGCGAACTCCGCCTCCGCGGCGGCCGCGCGCTGGCGGCTCTGCTCGGCGGTCTGGCGCAGGCGGCCGATCTCGGCCTCCCCCGCCTCGATCCGGCTGCGCCGGGCCGCGACCTGACCGGAGAGCCGGGCCAGGCCCTCCCGGCGGTCGGCAGCCGCGCGGACCAGCCGGGCGAGGCGCTGCTGCTCCTCGGCGAAGGCCTTCTCGAGCTCGGACCGCTCGGCCGTGGCCTGTTCCAGCGCCTGCTTGGCCTGGGCGATCTCGGCGTGCAGCGCCTGCTCCTGCTCGCGGATGGAGGCGGCCTGGGCGCGCAGCTGCTCGGGGTCACGACCGGAGCCCTGACCCGCCTCGGAGTCGTCCTCGGACAGCAGGCGCACCCGCTCGGCCGCCAGCGACCCGGTGGCGGTGAGGCGCTCACGCAGCGAGGACAGGGCGAACCAGCGCTCCTGGGCGCGGGCGAGCTGCGGTGCGGCCTCGGCCGCCTGGCGCTCGAGCTCGGCGAGCCGGGCGCGCACGTCGGTGAGCGCCTCCTCGACCTCGGTGCGCCGGGCGATCAGCGCGGTCTCGTCGGCGACCTCCTGCTCCAGCGTGCTGGTGAGCTGGATCAGGTCGTCGGCCAGCAGGCGCAGCCGGGCGTCACGGGCGTCCGCCTGGATCACGGCGGCCTTCCGGGCGGCCTCGGCCTGGCGTCCGAGCGGGCCGAGCTGGCGGCGGATCTCCCCGGTCAGGTCGGTGACGCGGGTGAGGTTGGCCTCCATCTGCTCGAGCTTGCGCAGCGCGCGCTCCTTGCGCTTGCGGTGCTTGAGGACGCCGGCGGCCTCCTCGATGAACCCGCGGCGCTCCTCCGGCGTGGCCCGCAGCACGGTGTCGAGCTGGCCCTGGCCGACGATGACGTGCATCTCGCGGCCGATGCCGGAGTCCGAGAGCAGCTCCTGGACGTCGAGCAGCCGGCACGGGGTGCCGTTGATGGCGTACTCCGACCCGCCGTTGCGGAACATCGTCCGCGCGATGGTGACCTCGGTGTAGTCGATCGGCAGGGCGCCGTCGGTGTTGTCGATGGTCAGCGTCACCTCGGCGCGACCCAGCGGCGGACGCCCGGCGGTGCCGGCGAAGATGACGTCCTCCATCTTGCCGCCGCGCAGGCTCTTGGCCCCCTGCTCCCCCATCACCCACGCCAGGGCGTCGACCACGTTGGACTTGCCGGAGCCGTTGGGGCCCACGATGCAGGTGATGCCGGGTTCGAGCCGCATCGACGTCGCGGAGGCGAAGGACTTGAAGCCCCGCAGGGTCAGGCTCTTGACGTACACGAGCGATGGGCTCCTCTAACCGGTGGTGAACTCGGCCAACCATACCGGCGGGGAACCCCGTGTCCGGGGAACTGGGTGAACTGGGAGCCGGCCCCCTACCTGACCGGCTCCGGGACGACCAGCTCCTGCTCGCGCAAGTTGTCGCGGAGCCGGTCGTTGTCGTGCTGCAGGTGCTCGATCAGGGTCTCGAGGTCACGCACGCGGGTCCGCAGACGCGCCGCCTCGAGCACGAGGCGATCGTCCCGGAATGCACGCTGACCCAGCAGGGCCTTGGCCATACCAACTCCGACAGGATCCTTCGCGCGTGCGAAGGGCGATGGATGGGGTCCGGGGACTGCGACCGACGCTGCCCCCGCGACCAGAGTGACACCGCCATCGCCGCAGGTCAACGCCACGCACCCCGGGCGGGCGACCGCCCGCTCACCGCTCGACGAACCCGGAGACCCCGTCACGCGGCATACCGTGCTGGACCACGACCGAGTCCACCCGGCCCGGCCGACGGTGCCGGCTGGGCGTCTCGCGCAGCAGCGTCTCCAGCCTCGCGACCGCCTCCTCGCTTCCCTGGACGACCACCTCCACCCGCCCGTCGGTGGTGTTGCGGGCGTGGCCGACC is a genomic window containing:
- the smc gene encoding chromosome segregation protein SMC, translating into MYVKSLTLRGFKSFASATSMRLEPGITCIVGPNGSGKSNVVDALAWVMGEQGAKSLRGGKMEDVIFAGTAGRPPLGRAEVTLTIDNTDGALPIDYTEVTIARTMFRNGGSEYAINGTPCRLLDVQELLSDSGIGREMHVIVGQGQLDTVLRATPEERRGFIEEAAGVLKHRKRKERALRKLEQMEANLTRVTDLTGEIRRQLGPLGRQAEAARKAAVIQADARDARLRLLADDLIQLTSTLEQEVADETALIARRTEVEEALTDVRARLAELERQAAEAAPQLARAQERWFALSSLRERLTATGSLAAERVRLLSEDDSEAGQGSGRDPEQLRAQAASIREQEQALHAEIAQAKQALEQATAERSELEKAFAEEQQRLARLVRAAADRREGLARLSGQVAARRSRIEAGEAEIGRLRQTAEQSRQRAAAAEAEFAELEASVAVDEEGEEGLDSAYEEAAGALEGAEAERERWVEAERNAERDRASLTARLEALELGLRRKDGAAALLAAADRVGGVIGSVSALLQVAHGHEAAIAAALGWAADAVAVDSVEAAGAALRTLRADDAGRAGLLVAQTARPGERATWPALPDGATWALDVTTSPESVRPALEQLLDKVALVPDAEAAAALVRRGDGVSAVTPDGDVFAPGFARGGSASAPSLIEVQAAVEETREQVQDATRRGEQARFALAGAREQVAELGEAVEAALERLHDSDARMAAVAERLGHLGGSVRSARAEAERTEKAIATAEAALVADRDELASLEQRLEDASAEPTEEDPSTAERDRLEQAATAARGAETELRLTLRTREERARAMSGRADSLEAAARNELAARERAAARRERRRRQATVAEAVRRGATYAVEAVGRSLEQASRERATAERERTERDAALAQVRREMGTLGDELRELTDSVHRDEVARAQQRLRIETLQAKAVEELGIDPEVLIEDYGPHQLVPVVPDPDMDQEEADALQPQPYVREAQAKRLRSAERKLAQLGRVNPLALEEFAALEERHKFLTEQLEDLKSSKRDLLDIVREVDERVERVFTEAYHDTAAQFERVFQRLFPGGEGRLVLTDPANMLTTGIEVEARPPGKKIKRLSLLSGGERSLTAVALLVAIFKARPSPFYIMDEVEAALDDTNLGRLITLFEELRDSSQLIVITHQKRTMEIADALYGVTMRGDGVTTVVSQRIRDVQPA
- a CDS encoding acylphosphatase, which translates into the protein MIRAVMFVRGQVQGVGFRWWTRARALELGLVGHARNTTDGRVEVVVQGSEEAVARLETLLRETPSRHRRPGRVDSVVVQHGMPRDGVSGFVER